AAGAGTTCAAACAGCGCTAGTTTTGCTGAAAATAACGCAACAATTACGGCAATTAAAGAGCAACTTAATCCGGTGTAAACGGCAAACTTTCGGCCTTTATTTTTAGCTAACATAGCAGCAGGAATAGAGCCTGCAGCGACACCTAAAATCATTAAGGTAATTGGCAGGGTTGCTAGCGAAGGATCGTTGGCCATTTTACTGGATAAAATACCGCCAATAAAAACAATAATAGGCGATGCAGACATCACTAAAGGCTGAGAGATAAATAATATCCAAATGTTTCTCGGTAAGGTAAATACGCGAGAGAGAACAAAGGCTGTTATTAATAATAACGTAATAGTAATTAGGATATTCGTTAGCATATTCTCATCAGTTTAATTAAGATCTGGTTAGCTCAGCTCTATTATTGTTCATTTAGTTTAGTTCAACTCAGCTTAAGTTATGGTCAATTAACGTAGGCATCAACATCAGTCTAACCAGAGTCCATAGCAAGAATAGCTTTTATGTTGATTGTTTCGCTATAGCGGATCATATTAACTTGTTGCTGCTTTCTAGCAAGTACTGCCATTCTATCTGCCAGTTCATTGCCTTCTATATTTGCGTGACCTTTAACATGGCGAATGGTTATTTTGGTATGCATGGTTTTATAAAGCGCATAACATTGTTGTATTAATGCTAAGTTTTTAATCTCCTCACCTTTACCACGGGTCCAGCCTTTTGCTTTCCAACCTTTCGCCCATTTTGTAATTGAATCGATAGAGTATTTAGAGTCGGATAAGATACAAATACTTTGCTCGCTGTTTTTATCGATAAAGTGTTGTGCAATTTGAAAAGCAGAAAGCATACCGCTTAACTCGGCAGTATTATTGGTACCATTAGGCAAATACAAACCGTAATACAGCGAGGTAACTTTGCCTAATTCATAAACCGCAAGGCCCGTGCCTGATTTACCTGGATTAGGAGAGCAAGCACCATCACAGTATATTTCAATATCGCTTGGACCATTTGGACTAACAGCGGTAGTTTTAGCGCTAGCACTTTTACTGGTTTTTTTGCTGGTTGCTGTGCGACTCGAGGTAGGTGCAGAACTTGCTGTACCTTTCTTACTTAAAGAGCGTTGCATCAATGCTTTTGTGTAAGTTGTTGCGAAAGCTTGCTCGGCAGCACTTTTTGATTCAAAGCCCATATACTGAGCATCTGAGCGACCCGCAGTATGTTGCTGAACTTCTGGCCACGTGGTAAATATACCTGTTTTCGCGCCTTTCCAGATCACATAGAATTTTTTACTCATAACTTAATAGCTAGCTCTTATTTGAAGATATTTAATGATAAAGATACTTAATGATTTGCATTATCAGCAATAAGTTAATGCTTAGCTACTAAAAAATAGGAAGAAAGGGATTATATACCCGTTATCATTCAAGATGCATGTTTCAGAGTACTTG
The DNA window shown above is from Colwellia psychrerythraea 34H and carries:
- a CDS encoding ribonuclease H family protein, with translation MSKKFYVIWKGAKTGIFTTWPEVQQHTAGRSDAQYMGFESKSAAEQAFATTYTKALMQRSLSKKGTASSAPTSSRTATSKKTSKSASAKTTAVSPNGPSDIEIYCDGACSPNPGKSGTGLAVYELGKVTSLYYGLYLPNGTNNTAELSGMLSAFQIAQHFIDKNSEQSICILSDSKYSIDSITKWAKGWKAKGWTRGKGEEIKNLALIQQCYALYKTMHTKITIRHVKGHANIEGNELADRMAVLARKQQQVNMIRYSETINIKAILAMDSG